CAATGATCCGCTGCGTCGGCTGACCGTCCTTGTCCAACTCCCAATGCTGGGTAGGGTATTCGTAAGGTGAGTTGAGGATCGGCTGTTCGAAGAATTTATTGGTCATGGGTGATCAGATTTCCGTCAGGTTGGGGCATTGAACGGATAAAACCAAACAGGTTGCGGCTTGTTGTGGGGAGCCAGCGGCTCCGGCAATCGTTCGGGATTGGCCAGGTGCCATTCGTAATCTCCAGGTTGCCCGGTACAGCCGGTAATCTCCACCGTGCCGACCAACATCCCGGATGGAAGATCGGCAGGAACCATGCCTATCTCCGCGAACACTTCCGATGGTCCCGATGTAAGGCTGGCGTAAACGAAGACCCGCTCACGGATTTTGGTGGACCGAGTGCGGTATTCAATGGTTTTGCGACTTTGAAGAATCAGTTCAGCAAAAGGCTGGCGGATACTCAGGGCTCGTTTTATTTCTGACATAGCCATAGTCGTCATTTAGTAGCCTATGCATTCAAATTTTTTCTGACCCAATTATTAACTGGAAATTCCAAGCAACGCCCCCACATCCTCATACTCCACATCCTGTGAGTAAACCTTCTCCAGCTCCGTCCTCGACCGCATGTGCTGGTTCAGCTCAGCATACACCAACGCCCGCTCATAGCGCAGCGCCAACAGCAAATCCCGGCTCCGGTCCCTGGTCCGGCGCAAAGCCGCCGTCAGCGTATCCCTGGCAGCGGTATGCAGACCCTGGGCACGCAGGGCCTTGGCCTTGTAGAGCATCAGCGCGGCGTGAGCCGCTGACTCGTTGCTCACGTCACCGGCCATGCGCACGATTTCGTGATGAGTTTTATACCCCTCTTCCCGGCGCTCACGCTGGGTCCACTGGCTGAAAACATCCTTGAGGTCATCCTCAAGAATCGCGTTCAGGTAATGCTGGGTGTAGAATTCCTGCTCGTTGACAATGCCGGTCAGGTCAAGGGACATGCGGGGACTCCGGGAATGTTCGTGGGGGGATACGCAGGTCAGGACAAAATTTGACCGTGTTGTGTGATGTTAGTAGATTAAACAACTGCTTTTCCAACATGCCAATCCTGTATGCACCCATGCCAAGTGATCCAGGCCAGGTAAGGAGCCCGCCATGCTTCAAATTCAATTAGACGTGCAGCCGACAACGGAAAAAAGACTGAGAAAACTTCTGGATAGCGTGGAAGACCAGGAAATTTTCGCCCAGAATCTCATCAACTTCCAGATTTCTGAATTAAACAAATCTCTTTTCAATATATTTATTGATCTGAGAACCTTTGAAAAAAAGTACAATATTACTACTGATAAATTTTATGCCGCATATCAAAATGGAAATCTTGGGGACAGTGAGGATTATATGACATGGGCAGGCATATATGAAATGTACCAAGATAATGAAAATAAATTGAAAGAAATTTCATGATTTTTCAGTATTTCAAAATACTGGAAGCTTTGTTGTCCAGCTTTACAATAATAAAATCATATTCAATAAATAAAAAAATATATAACCTTAAACAAGGATACATCAGCGGAAGGACCGTATTTGAAAATGATACAATTCTTGATTTTGTCGAAGTCAAAAATACAGACAAAAAATTTAAAATAAAATACCGCTATCAATACATGGATGACAACGCAAATCTGATATTCAGATACGACAACGCGCCTCACTATCCGCAATTGAAATCATTTCCCCATCATAAGCATACTCCATCCGCAACGATAGAGCATTGTGAACCGACTCTTGAAGATGTCTTGATGGAAATTGCCCTGGATATGCGAGAACCTCACTAGTCTTCCATCTTCCCGAATCCTTTACGCCCCCTCCCTGCGCAACAACGCCACCACCTTCAAATAGGGCTGATCCTCCGTGGTCATGGTGTCTTCAACCCAGTCGATATATTCGTCGAAAACTTTCTCGATCTCCCGAATCCGCTGTTCACCTCGGCTCTGCTTGAGCTTTTCGGCGATGTCCAGTCCGACGAGGTAGGTCCGGACTCCCTGCTTGTGCCGGTTGCGCAGTTTTTCCAGGTTTATGAGGTGGGCATTGAGTTGTGCGTTGATCGCGGACTCGAATTCGGCCCGCTGGGCGCTCATCCACTGCCTGGCTTTGAGTATCCACGCTCCGCACCAGCTACTCCGCATCGCGAACCACAATGCGTGCGCCTGGGGCAAGTTGGGGAAGGTTTGTGTTCATGATGAAAAATCTTGGAATTTTCGGCAAAGCGAATCAGGCATTTTGAATCCCATAATTTGGTAATCCCAACATCTTACCAACATCCTCATACCCCGCATCCTGCGCATATACCTTCTCCAACTCCGTGCGTGACCGCTTGTGCTGGTTCAGGTCTGCATAGACCAACGCCCGCTCATAGCGCAGCGCCAACAGCAAATCCCGGTTACGCTCCTTGGTCCGCCGGAGAGCCGCCGTCAGTGTATCTCTGGCAGCGGTATGCAGG
This genomic window from Desulfonatronum thioautotrophicum contains:
- a CDS encoding toxin-antitoxin system TumE family protein encodes the protein MIFQYFKILEALLSSFTIIKSYSINKKIYNLKQGYISGRTVFENDTILDFVEVKNTDKKFKIKYRYQYMDDNANLIFRYDNAPHYPQLKSFPHHKHTPSATIEHCEPTLEDVLMEIALDMREPH
- a CDS encoding ASCH domain-containing protein, whose product is MSEIKRALSIRQPFAELILQSRKTIEYRTRSTKIRERVFVYASLTSGPSEVFAEIGMVPADLPSGMLVGTVEITGCTGQPGDYEWHLANPERLPEPLAPHNKPQPVWFYPFNAPT